In Desulfosediminicola ganghwensis, a single window of DNA contains:
- a CDS encoding DUF2868 domain-containing protein has product MDGIALRFWYSCAMKSNWNYQDIIDLEYFLQRDVKVRTEELQKRDREIYLQQAKTNDEPGGLTEQTDPPALLKFWLDARRKTSPADTILPGNYAAEAHGLLRILLILLGLFIGSSAGFAFFGYSGSTPINVLNFLVVFVFSQLVMSLLLLSRGLFAKLGKRSAKLSNTLSFQFVATAVARLGGWLLRRNEQEMDAEKRLAMQAALGRIQATDSIYRGIFYWPLFLVVQLFGICFNFGLLAATMLKIAVSDIAFGWQSTLQFSAQSLYNFISWLALPWSWFLPAPIGHPGLSEIEGSRIVLKEGIVNLQTPDLVSWWPFLLLSVLFYGLFTRLLFYAWGKFSAQRAAKRLKFDTPSARQIVRRMKTPVVRTQAGPESDAFTATHAIEPADLEVPRQEPQDLQPTTLLLPDEIHDSCDRQQLAHILEQEGLTIADTHRFMADYEKDQQLLKKFHQSEWADSAGITIIQEAWMPPLVSFLSYLKEMRGAVGSLPITIRLTGKPDTTSIFTPVSDELSLKVWQQKLDTLGDPYMEIRPLIEE; this is encoded by the coding sequence ATGGATGGAATAGCCCTTCGCTTCTGGTATAGTTGTGCCATGAAAAGCAATTGGAATTATCAGGATATCATCGACCTTGAGTACTTTTTGCAGCGTGACGTCAAAGTCCGTACCGAAGAACTGCAAAAACGGGACCGTGAAATATATTTGCAGCAGGCCAAGACCAACGATGAGCCAGGCGGATTAACCGAACAAACCGATCCCCCCGCTCTGTTAAAGTTTTGGCTGGATGCCCGTCGAAAAACGTCGCCCGCAGATACAATTCTACCTGGGAATTACGCTGCGGAGGCCCATGGACTGCTGCGGATTCTGCTTATACTTCTCGGGCTTTTTATCGGCAGCTCAGCAGGCTTTGCTTTTTTTGGCTATTCCGGTTCTACCCCAATAAATGTACTGAATTTTCTGGTTGTCTTCGTATTCAGCCAGCTGGTAATGAGCCTGCTTCTACTTTCGCGGGGATTATTTGCCAAACTGGGGAAGAGAAGCGCTAAGCTGTCAAATACCCTATCCTTTCAGTTTGTTGCTACAGCCGTTGCCCGTCTGGGTGGTTGGCTGCTGCGCCGCAATGAACAGGAAATGGACGCTGAAAAACGCCTTGCCATGCAGGCCGCACTTGGCAGAATTCAAGCCACAGACAGCATCTACAGGGGTATATTCTACTGGCCTCTGTTTCTGGTCGTACAGCTTTTCGGAATATGCTTCAATTTCGGGCTGCTGGCAGCAACCATGCTGAAAATTGCAGTCAGCGATATCGCTTTCGGCTGGCAGTCCACCTTGCAGTTTTCTGCCCAGTCTCTCTATAATTTCATAAGTTGGCTGGCTCTCCCCTGGTCCTGGTTTCTCCCGGCCCCGATCGGGCATCCCGGTCTCAGCGAAATAGAAGGCAGCCGCATAGTTTTGAAGGAAGGTATCGTTAACCTGCAGACACCAGATCTGGTATCATGGTGGCCATTTTTGCTGCTTTCGGTTCTTTTCTACGGGCTGTTTACCCGACTGCTGTTTTATGCCTGGGGTAAATTCTCCGCCCAACGTGCTGCAAAACGCCTCAAATTCGATACCCCGTCAGCTCGACAGATAGTGCGACGCATGAAAACCCCGGTGGTACGCACCCAGGCCGGACCTGAGTCTGATGCATTCACAGCTACACACGCAATCGAACCTGCAGATCTTGAGGTTCCCAGGCAGGAACCTCAAGATCTGCAACCAACTACTTTACTGCTGCCAGATGAAATTCATGATTCTTGTGATAGGCAGCAACTGGCTCACATTCTGGAGCAGGAAGGCCTCACCATAGCTGACACCCATCGCTTTATGGCCGATTACGAAAAAGACCAGCAACTGTTGAAAAAATTCCACCAATCAGAGTGGGCCGATTCTGCCGGAATCACTATTATACAAGAAGCATGGATGCCACCACTGGTGAGCTTTTTAAGCTATTTAAAAGAAATGCGTGGCGCAGTCGGTTCCCTGCCCATAACGATCCGATTAACCGGCAAGCCGGACACCACCTCGATTTTCACGCCAGTGAGCGACGAACTCAGTCTCAAAGTGTGGCAGCAAAAACTCGATACCCTGGGCGACCCGTATATGGAAATCCGGCCGCTGATTGAGGAATAA
- a CDS encoding ABC transporter ATP-binding protein translates to MSRVEFKEVTKIFEPDTCALNDFSLTIRDGEFMVLVGPSGCGKSTALRLLAGLEQCSSGEVCINGQRVNEQTPQERNVAMVFQNYSLYPHMNVRKNLEFPLKVRGYDRDQIRKRVVEAERILSLGELMNRKPAQLSGGQSQRVAMGRAIVREPTVFLMDEPLSNLDAKLRVQIRRDIVSLQQNMGTTTLYVTHDQVEAMTLGHRVAILSGGELQQVASPATLYNRPANIFVADFIGTPGMNLFQTHLGRTADGLPGIYWNSTVLPLPRQLNKVLDPAGMQPGDALICGLRPESFRLPKMTEAATGQVEITITGRELLGHETLLYFSSPKSTVAEPTETLQQHVMAARLPGNLHQLPEKILLAPDLTQLHLFNLQGVRLESHPEHSSLS, encoded by the coding sequence ATGTCCAGGGTTGAATTCAAAGAGGTAACAAAGATATTCGAGCCCGACACCTGTGCCTTGAATGATTTTTCACTCACCATCAGGGATGGTGAGTTTATGGTGCTGGTGGGGCCGTCAGGCTGCGGTAAATCCACAGCCTTGCGCCTTTTGGCAGGCCTTGAGCAATGCAGCAGCGGAGAGGTATGTATAAATGGGCAGCGCGTCAACGAACAGACGCCCCAGGAGCGAAACGTCGCCATGGTTTTTCAGAACTACTCGCTCTATCCGCATATGAACGTTCGGAAAAATCTTGAATTTCCGCTTAAGGTACGAGGGTATGACCGGGACCAGATACGGAAAAGAGTTGTAGAGGCCGAGAGAATATTATCGCTTGGTGAGTTGATGAACCGTAAACCCGCTCAACTTTCGGGCGGCCAGAGTCAAAGGGTTGCCATGGGCAGGGCTATTGTTCGTGAGCCCACGGTTTTTCTGATGGATGAGCCGCTCTCAAACCTCGACGCCAAACTCAGGGTACAGATACGGCGTGATATTGTTTCGCTGCAGCAGAACATGGGCACCACCACCCTCTACGTCACCCATGATCAGGTCGAAGCCATGACACTCGGCCATCGGGTGGCCATACTCAGCGGAGGGGAACTCCAGCAGGTCGCCAGCCCCGCGACACTCTATAACCGCCCGGCCAATATTTTTGTGGCAGATTTCATAGGCACTCCCGGCATGAACCTGTTCCAGACTCATCTTGGGCGTACGGCAGATGGCCTACCTGGGATTTACTGGAACAGCACCGTGCTCCCCTTACCACGCCAATTAAACAAGGTACTTGACCCGGCAGGAATGCAGCCGGGTGATGCTCTTATCTGCGGGCTGCGGCCGGAGTCGTTTCGGTTGCCCAAAATGACAGAGGCCGCAACCGGTCAGGTTGAGATCACCATAACCGGTCGTGAACTCCTCGGGCATGAAACCCTTCTCTACTTCTCTTCACCGAAGAGCACCGTCGCCGAGCCAACCGAGACCCTTCAGCAACACGTCATGGCCGCCCGACTGCCAGGCAATCTCCACCAGCTACCGGAAAAGATCCTCCTGGCACCGGATCTGACACAGCTGCACCTCTTTAACCTGCAGGGCGTGCGACTTGAATCACATCCCGAGCATTCATCACTCTCCTGA
- a CDS encoding carbohydrate ABC transporter permease codes for MKRKTTHLLLRYSVIIVLGISATVFISPLLVMLIGSLKPDDKVLIESGSLLAFRPTGASLQNYRDVFRRADFLRYCLNSLYITTTVVVVGLAINSMAGYAFARLRFRGRKLLFAAVTAIMIIPLEAIAVPLFYQVTMLGWRDTYLVQILPFVANAFSIYLFYTFFLELPREFEESAYIDGAGVFRTFFAIILPNSKPVFATVAILTFLSHWSVFLWPLMVTSGEKVRPLPLGIAMFYTLPPLQWGDIFAFSVMMVLPVLVVFLLFQGWFVRGVAATGIKG; via the coding sequence ATGAAAAGAAAGACAACTCATCTACTGCTTCGCTATAGCGTGATAATTGTACTTGGTATCAGCGCCACCGTCTTTATCTCCCCGCTGCTGGTAATGCTGATCGGCAGCCTGAAACCCGATGATAAGGTATTGATTGAATCAGGGTCCCTGCTCGCTTTCCGGCCCACCGGGGCCAGTCTGCAAAACTATCGTGATGTCTTCAGGCGTGCCGACTTCCTGCGATATTGCCTGAACTCACTCTATATCACAACCACAGTGGTAGTGGTGGGGCTTGCCATCAACTCCATGGCAGGCTATGCCTTTGCCAGACTCCGCTTCAGAGGCCGAAAGCTGCTCTTTGCTGCCGTGACCGCAATCATGATCATCCCGCTGGAAGCCATCGCCGTGCCGCTCTTTTACCAGGTCACCATGCTCGGCTGGCGCGACACCTACCTGGTGCAGATTCTCCCTTTCGTGGCCAACGCTTTTTCCATCTACCTCTTCTACACCTTTTTCCTTGAACTGCCCCGTGAGTTTGAAGAGTCCGCCTATATTGACGGGGCTGGAGTTTTCAGGACATTTTTCGCCATCATTCTGCCAAATTCCAAACCGGTTTTCGCCACCGTAGCCATTCTTACCTTTCTCTCGCACTGGTCCGTTTTCCTCTGGCCTTTAATGGTGACCAGCGGTGAGAAAGTACGACCGCTACCGCTTGGCATTGCAATGTTTTATACCCTGCCCCCTCTGCAATGGGGAGATATCTTCGCCTTCAGCGTAATGATGGTACTGCCGGTACTTGTTGTTTTTCTCCTGTTCCAGGGCTGGTTTGTGCGTGGCGTGGCAGCCACTGGAATTAAAGGGTAA
- a CDS encoding carbohydrate ABC transporter permease: MKKPPPPSGRAVTFSTFFFTAPALTGLTIFVLLPFVLAIILSLTNVRLGSPVPSEFVGLRQYQRILSDPTFRQAIINNSLFAAVVVPLQTICALLLALMLNTPLRGMAVFRTLFFMPVIFPLSLVAVIWVLILAPGPDGMLNSFLEYVTFGHWQPKNFLRDPYLALPSIMLTSIWQGVGFQMIIILAGLQAIPQNLYEAAAVDGANRLQQLFRITLPMLRNTLLFVILVTTILSFRLFDQVQVMTRGGPNDGSTTVMYEAVQTAFVRLQIAKGSAMTVILFLIVLLLTLMQRYLVRRSTLANKSGSGEHNS, translated from the coding sequence ATGAAAAAACCACCTCCGCCCTCTGGTCGGGCGGTAACATTCAGCACATTTTTTTTTACAGCTCCGGCACTCACCGGGCTTACCATTTTCGTGCTGCTGCCGTTCGTGCTGGCAATTATCCTGTCACTGACCAACGTGCGGCTCGGCTCACCAGTACCATCAGAATTTGTTGGCCTGCGTCAGTATCAGCGAATCCTCTCCGACCCCACCTTCCGACAGGCTATTATCAACAATAGCCTCTTTGCCGCAGTGGTTGTTCCCCTGCAGACCATCTGCGCCCTGTTGCTGGCCCTGATGCTGAACACCCCGCTTCGCGGTATGGCAGTCTTCAGGACACTCTTTTTCATGCCGGTGATTTTCCCACTCTCGCTGGTGGCTGTAATCTGGGTGCTTATCCTGGCACCGGGTCCGGACGGGATGCTGAACAGCTTTCTGGAATATGTCACTTTCGGTCACTGGCAACCAAAAAATTTTCTGCGAGACCCATATCTCGCCCTGCCCTCAATAATGCTCACCTCAATCTGGCAGGGCGTCGGCTTCCAGATGATCATTATCCTGGCCGGACTTCAGGCTATACCCCAAAACCTTTACGAAGCAGCCGCAGTCGATGGAGCCAATCGGCTGCAGCAGCTTTTCCGCATCACCTTACCCATGCTCCGTAATACCCTGTTGTTCGTGATCCTGGTCACCACCATTCTCTCCTTCCGGCTCTTCGATCAGGTACAGGTGATGACCAGAGGTGGACCCAACGACGGTTCAACCACCGTTATGTATGAAGCAGTGCAGACCGCCTTTGTGCGTTTACAAATAGCAAAAGGATCTGCAATGACCGTGATACTTTTTCTCATCGTGTTGCTGCTCACGCTCATGCAGCGCTATCTGGTTCGGCGCAGTACCCTGGCTAATAAATCCGGATCGGGAGAGCATAATTCATGA
- a CDS encoding sugar ABC transporter substrate-binding protein: MLSALPSQKLQALVVIMCALSGNPAEMESTSAGKTTLDVWFHAGQEAEREIIQEQVIRFNESRKTVEVNLTFIPERDYNAQIQAAAMADDLPDVLEFDGPYLYNYVWQNHLLPLDDYIPQKIKEDLLPSIIAQGTYQGSLYSVATFDSGLGLYVNKDMLEAINARIPTSAGDAWTIDEFNTILTRLSDEDPDGAVLDLKLNYSGEWYSYAFSPVLQSAGADLINRETMFATGVLNSDSAVTALKYIQNWVAQELVDYNTDDAAFTTGRVAISWVGHWEYDRYSKALGEKLAIVPLPDFGSGSKTGQGSWNWGITKACSNPDAAIDFLSFLLETDQVLAMANGNGAVPATKDAIAKSDLYGPDGPLHLFSEQLLEGYSVPRPRTPAYPIISSTFQSSFMKIINKAPIQDTLDRAAKLIDEDIEDTGYKSVIK; this comes from the coding sequence ATGCTTAGTGCGCTCCCCTCTCAGAAACTTCAGGCACTGGTGGTTATCATGTGCGCGCTCAGCGGCAATCCTGCTGAAATGGAGTCGACCTCAGCCGGGAAAACCACCCTTGATGTGTGGTTCCATGCCGGGCAGGAAGCCGAACGCGAGATTATTCAGGAGCAGGTTATCCGTTTCAACGAAAGTCGGAAAACGGTGGAAGTGAACCTCACCTTTATTCCCGAACGCGACTACAATGCCCAGATCCAGGCCGCAGCAATGGCTGACGATTTGCCGGATGTACTCGAGTTTGACGGCCCGTACCTTTACAACTATGTCTGGCAGAACCACCTGCTCCCCCTCGACGACTATATCCCGCAAAAAATCAAAGAGGACCTGCTCCCCTCCATCATCGCCCAGGGAACCTACCAGGGCAGCCTGTATTCTGTGGCGACTTTTGACTCGGGGTTGGGACTTTATGTCAATAAAGACATGCTCGAGGCCATTAATGCCAGGATCCCAACCTCGGCCGGCGATGCCTGGACCATTGATGAGTTCAACACCATCCTGACCAGACTCTCTGATGAAGACCCGGACGGTGCAGTGCTTGATCTTAAGCTGAACTATAGCGGAGAGTGGTACAGCTATGCCTTCTCCCCTGTTCTGCAGTCTGCCGGAGCCGACCTGATAAACCGGGAGACCATGTTCGCCACCGGCGTACTGAACAGCGACTCTGCAGTGACTGCCCTGAAGTATATACAAAACTGGGTAGCGCAGGAATTGGTGGACTACAACACCGACGATGCCGCCTTTACCACTGGCAGAGTGGCAATCTCCTGGGTTGGCCACTGGGAATACGACCGCTACTCCAAAGCGCTTGGTGAAAAACTCGCCATTGTTCCCCTCCCCGATTTCGGCAGCGGCAGCAAAACCGGTCAGGGCTCGTGGAATTGGGGCATCACCAAAGCCTGCAGTAACCCGGATGCAGCGATTGACTTTTTAAGTTTTCTACTGGAAACGGACCAGGTTCTCGCCATGGCTAATGGTAATGGTGCTGTCCCGGCCACCAAAGACGCCATCGCCAAATCAGATCTCTATGGCCCGGACGGACCACTTCACCTCTTTTCCGAGCAGCTACTGGAAGGCTACTCAGTTCCGCGACCACGTACCCCCGCGTACCCGATAATCTCTTCAACCTTTCAGAGCAGCTTTATGAAAATCATCAACAAGGCACCAATACAGGATACCCTGGACCGGGCAGCGAAGCTGATAGACGAAGACATTGAGGATACGGGATACAAGTCTGTCATAAAGTAG
- a CDS encoding RluA family pseudouridine synthase, with product MIYGDIEIVDEDQQLVVINKPGGLLSVPGRGADKQDCVTSRLRQIYPEMIEQPSVHRLDMYTSGLMVVAITREAHRHLNRQFEQRLVDKEYTALLDGEIQHESGEIELAFRVDLDNRPLQMYDPVHGKMGTTRWSLIGHENNRSRVHFIPLTGRTHQLRIHAAHELGLGFPIVGDSLYGRGVDGDRMLLHASMLSFIHPVSGERLSYTSTPPF from the coding sequence ATGATATACGGTGATATAGAAATAGTCGATGAAGACCAGCAACTGGTGGTGATCAACAAGCCCGGCGGGCTGCTGTCCGTGCCCGGCCGCGGCGCCGATAAGCAGGATTGCGTCACCAGCCGGTTGCGGCAGATCTATCCGGAAATGATCGAGCAACCATCGGTACACAGGCTCGACATGTACACCTCCGGCCTGATGGTTGTCGCTATTACCCGGGAAGCGCACCGACATCTCAACCGGCAGTTTGAACAGCGACTGGTCGACAAGGAATATACAGCGCTGCTGGATGGAGAGATCCAACATGAATCCGGTGAAATCGAGCTTGCCTTCAGGGTGGACCTGGACAACCGCCCCCTGCAGATGTATGACCCTGTTCATGGTAAAATGGGTACCACGCGCTGGAGCCTGATTGGCCATGAGAATAACCGCAGTCGGGTGCATTTCATCCCCCTTACCGGCCGTACTCACCAGCTCAGAATCCATGCTGCCCATGAACTTGGCCTTGGTTTTCCAATAGTTGGTGACAGTCTTTACGGCAGGGGCGTTGATGGCGACCGAATGCTGCTCCATGCCAGTATGCTCAGCTTTATCCACCCCGTTTCCGGAGAACGATTGAGCTACACCTCAACACCACCCTTCTGA
- a CDS encoding serine/threonine protein kinase, translating into MQITQYEDHIFHDLGPDLVLGLVEKHLGVELTNLFRPLNSYINRVYELEQDNGNGLVVKFYRPGRWSTEALKEEHEFLAELATEEIPVIAPLPLKNGETLGNHEGANFAVFPKRGGRSVDEFDDEQWLQLGRLLGRVHAIGERKQSRSRPIMSPTESTRQQLNYLLASGQVPPETQPALKRVIEEIIVEIEPVFEGVQPIRIHGDCHFANFIYRPGESFYLIDFDDMVMGPPVQDIWMLLPGTLEDAFVEMDLLLEGYETFRRFDRRSFRMIEPLRAMRFVHYMAWCAHQVAADGMTRVVDDFGTHAYWSKEIADLHDQLERIREGAADNIGNML; encoded by the coding sequence ATGCAGATAACTCAATATGAAGACCACATTTTTCACGATCTGGGCCCTGACCTGGTGCTCGGCCTGGTTGAGAAACATCTCGGTGTTGAACTGACCAACCTGTTTCGTCCACTCAATAGCTATATTAACAGGGTCTACGAGCTTGAGCAGGATAATGGCAATGGTCTGGTGGTGAAGTTCTATCGTCCCGGTCGCTGGTCCACCGAAGCGCTCAAAGAGGAACATGAGTTCCTGGCTGAGCTTGCAACGGAGGAAATTCCGGTTATCGCTCCGCTGCCGCTGAAAAATGGCGAGACCCTTGGTAATCACGAAGGTGCGAATTTTGCAGTGTTTCCAAAGCGTGGCGGCCGCAGTGTCGATGAATTTGATGACGAGCAGTGGCTGCAGCTTGGCAGGCTGCTTGGTCGTGTTCACGCTATTGGAGAGAGAAAACAGTCACGTAGTCGGCCTATTATGTCTCCCACTGAATCCACCAGACAGCAGCTCAATTATCTACTTGCTTCCGGACAGGTGCCGCCCGAAACACAACCTGCTCTGAAGCGGGTTATTGAGGAAATTATCGTTGAGATAGAGCCGGTATTTGAAGGAGTCCAGCCTATCCGTATTCATGGTGACTGTCATTTTGCCAACTTTATCTACAGGCCGGGAGAGTCGTTTTACCTGATAGACTTCGATGACATGGTCATGGGCCCGCCGGTGCAGGATATCTGGATGCTGTTACCGGGAACCCTCGAAGATGCTTTCGTCGAGATGGATCTTCTTCTTGAAGGGTATGAAACCTTCCGACGTTTCGACCGTCGCTCTTTCAGGATGATCGAGCCGCTCAGAGCCATGCGATTTGTTCATTATATGGCCTGGTGCGCCCATCAGGTGGCAGCAGACGGTATGACCCGGGTGGTGGATGACTTTGGCACCCATGCCTACTGGTCGAAAGAGATCGCCGATCTCCATGATCAACTGGAACGCATAAGAGAAGGGGCAGCAGACAACATCGGGAATATGTTGTGA
- a CDS encoding spermidine synthase produces the protein MDLNIKHKIHRELLGPRLVEIFDTRESRFLYFGGKYLQSQMLHNEPERLALVYTRYMVSALLLLPELRRVLIIGLGAGSLIHFLRHHFPDCHIDCVDHSKRIIEIAEDFFEVKECDRVAIHCCDGREFLASPPSPLPYDLILIDAFDEEGMATGIYEASFFTLCSDRLHPDGVASFNIWHNKKTVISNVIRGLQSSFPHNYLLPIPYRGNVIANMLHKPIAWHRLLPGKAQSRNLQEKYQIEFNTIGKLAIRKNMKLPARLRWFLRYL, from the coding sequence ATGGACCTGAACATCAAACATAAAATCCACAGGGAGCTTCTCGGGCCCCGTCTGGTGGAGATCTTTGACACCAGGGAAAGCCGCTTTCTCTATTTCGGTGGGAAGTACCTGCAGTCTCAGATGCTGCACAACGAACCGGAGCGGCTTGCACTGGTCTATACACGCTACATGGTCTCGGCGCTATTGCTGCTCCCGGAACTTCGCCGGGTACTGATCATAGGCCTTGGCGCTGGCTCACTCATACATTTCCTGCGCCATCATTTCCCTGATTGCCATATTGATTGCGTTGACCACTCGAAACGGATTATCGAGATCGCCGAGGATTTTTTTGAGGTAAAGGAATGTGACCGGGTGGCCATTCATTGTTGCGACGGCAGGGAGTTTCTGGCCTCGCCCCCTTCACCTTTACCGTATGATCTCATCCTCATTGACGCTTTCGATGAAGAGGGCATGGCCACAGGAATCTATGAAGCTTCATTTTTCACGCTCTGCAGTGACAGATTACACCCGGATGGCGTGGCCAGCTTCAATATCTGGCACAACAAAAAGACTGTCATTTCAAACGTAATCAGGGGGCTGCAGAGTAGCTTCCCACACAACTACCTGCTGCCGATACCTTACAGGGGCAATGTTATCGCCAATATGCTGCACAAGCCAATTGCCTGGCACCGGTTATTGCCCGGAAAAGCACAGTCCAGAAACCTCCAGGAGAAATACCAGATAGAATTCAACACCATCGGCAAGCTGGCAATCAGAAAAAACATGAAACTGCCAGCACGCTTACGCTGGTTTCTGCGATACCTCTGA
- a CDS encoding response regulator produces MSNISTKGKVLILDDEEMVGEITCHMLSYLGYQATLVEEGELAVTEYQQKFRDGEPYDLVIMDLMVPAGMGGKEATREILAINPAARVIVSSGLGTDPVMTDYADYGFAGTLNKPFNLDILQSSLEMFSTFSA; encoded by the coding sequence TTGTCGAATATAAGCACCAAAGGTAAAGTCCTCATTCTGGATGATGAGGAGATGGTTGGAGAGATAACCTGTCACATGTTGAGTTACCTTGGCTACCAGGCAACCCTGGTTGAGGAAGGTGAACTGGCAGTCACAGAATATCAGCAGAAGTTCCGCGACGGTGAACCATACGATCTGGTCATAATGGACCTGATGGTTCCGGCAGGGATGGGAGGCAAAGAAGCTACCCGGGAAATCCTGGCCATTAATCCCGCAGCACGGGTCATTGTTTCCAGCGGACTCGGCACAGATCCCGTGATGACCGATTATGCTGATTACGGTTTCGCCGGCACACTCAATAAACCGTTCAACCTGGATATCCTGCAGAGTTCATTGGAAATGTTCAGCACATTTTCAGCCTGA
- a CDS encoding MATE family efflux transporter — protein sequence MHNILRHWKRRYNYSEVIKVCLPLVLGMSATTVMEFTDRAFLSNYSIEAISAAVPAGITAFLFIAFFGGVGSYAGVFIAQYYGSGANDRIGKVLWQGIYFTLFSGLVFWLLALFATQPIFALAGHEPAVRELEEIYFSILCKGAVLQVAANTLGTFFTGRGITRPVMLITFAAVLLNIPLNYALIYGRWGLPEMGITGAGIATVLAWGVNALILAALIFFRKDNCRFGIFSGYRLNTKLFKRLLHYGIPGSLQFTLDILAFTLFILLVGRIGTLELAATNIVLSINAVAFMPSMGVSHGVSIMVGQALGKGKPILAKRAIWSSIHLLMLYILFIDLLFIFFPEQVLSPFIHGERDTESVAAIMTTGAALLKIISIYLLLDALYMVFSGVLKGAGDTRFIMVSVGISSLVCLVLPVYLGITRFGMGITGAWSCVLLFVVALFLLSAGRYLTGKWQHMLVIEKEARHKKTD from the coding sequence ATGCATAACATCCTGCGGCACTGGAAGCGCCGATATAATTACAGCGAAGTGATCAAAGTGTGCCTGCCGCTGGTGCTGGGTATGTCTGCCACCACGGTAATGGAGTTCACCGACCGCGCCTTTTTAAGCAATTACAGTATAGAGGCAATTTCCGCCGCAGTCCCCGCTGGTATTACTGCATTTCTGTTCATCGCTTTCTTTGGGGGCGTGGGCAGCTACGCCGGCGTGTTCATCGCCCAGTATTACGGCAGCGGTGCAAATGACAGAATCGGCAAAGTACTCTGGCAAGGCATTTACTTTACCCTCTTTTCAGGCCTGGTTTTCTGGCTGCTGGCGCTCTTCGCCACCCAACCGATATTCGCCCTGGCCGGACATGAACCGGCGGTACGCGAACTTGAGGAGATCTATTTTTCCATACTCTGCAAGGGCGCTGTCCTGCAGGTGGCCGCAAACACTCTGGGAACATTTTTTACCGGCCGGGGCATCACCCGGCCGGTGATGTTGATAACCTTTGCCGCCGTCCTTCTCAATATTCCGCTCAATTACGCACTCATTTATGGCCGTTGGGGATTGCCTGAGATGGGTATCACCGGCGCAGGTATCGCCACTGTACTTGCCTGGGGAGTCAATGCGCTGATTCTGGCCGCACTGATTTTCTTCAGAAAAGACAATTGCAGATTCGGGATTTTCAGCGGCTACAGACTCAATACAAAGCTGTTTAAAAGGCTTTTGCACTATGGTATTCCAGGCTCGTTGCAGTTCACCCTCGACATCCTTGCCTTTACTCTCTTTATTCTCCTGGTGGGCCGCATAGGCACTCTTGAACTCGCCGCCACCAACATCGTACTTTCCATCAATGCTGTGGCCTTTATGCCGTCCATGGGCGTCAGTCATGGGGTGAGCATCATGGTGGGCCAGGCGCTGGGCAAGGGAAAACCAATCCTCGCCAAGAGGGCAATCTGGTCATCGATTCATCTTTTAATGCTCTACATTCTGTTCATTGATCTGCTCTTTATCTTCTTCCCTGAACAGGTGCTGAGCCCCTTCATCCATGGTGAGCGGGACACGGAGTCTGTGGCTGCCATCATGACGACAGGAGCGGCCCTGTTAAAGATTATCTCCATCTACCTGCTGCTGGACGCGCTCTATATGGTGTTTAGCGGAGTTTTGAAAGGTGCGGGCGATACCCGTTTTATTATGGTGAGTGTGGGGATTTCTTCCCTGGTCTGCCTGGTGCTGCCCGTCTATCTCGGCATCACCAGGTTCGGTATGGGAATTACCGGAGCCTGGTCCTGTGTCCTGCTGTTTGTAGTAGCCCTGTTTCTACTCTCTGCCGGGCGATATCTCACCGGGAAATGGCAACATATGCTGGTCATTGAAAAAGAAGCACGACATAAAAAAACGGATTGA